One window of the Dreissena polymorpha isolate Duluth1 chromosome 5, UMN_Dpol_1.0, whole genome shotgun sequence genome contains the following:
- the LOC127881891 gene encoding dnaJ homolog subfamily B member 9-like gives MNYDQILLLSAMCCMFTIETYLVAGAKSRDYYEILGLKRNANEKEIKRAFRKLALKYHPDKNKDPDAEEQFREIAKAYEVLSDPEKRRQYDTFGDNSGQQGGSGGGQGGGFNFNFNDFFKGFDEAFKARHDHPNQHQQHHQNHNQHFQFHFGGNNGFNFDDLFDDDDDDFFNMDPFQNFDAFNFGFNGMNNFGQRHNHYTAEQNGHGDPHAEHMKKHMNNHANNVRHQNIKINTQGGRRCRTVTQRIGNTVTTRTECS, from the exons ATGAATTACGACCAGATTTTGCTACTATCAGCCATGTGCTGCATGTTCACCATAGAGACATATTTGGTTGCTGGCGCCAAGTCCAGAGATTATTATGAGATTTTGGGACTGAAAAGAAACGCTAATGAGAAAGAAATTAAGCGTGCTTTCCGAAAGTTGGCGTTGAAATACCACCCAGACAAGAACAAAGATCCAGACGCAGAGGAGCAGTTTCGTGAAATTGCTAAAG CATATGAAGTCCTGTCGGACCCCGAGAAGCGTCGCCAATACGACACGTTTGGTGACAACAGCGGGCAGCAAGGCGGTAGTGGGGGCGGACAAGGGGGAGGCTTCAACTTCAATTTCAACGACTTTTTCAAGGGTTTCGATGAAGCGTTCAAGGCACGACATGACCATCCTAATCAGCATCAACAGCATCATCAAAACCACAATCAACATTTTCAGTTCCATTTTGGCGGTAATAATGGTTTCAACTTTGATGACCTatttgatgatgacgatgacgatttCTTCAATATGGATCCATTCCAGAACTTTGATGCATTCAATTTTGGTTTTAATGGCATGAACAATTTTGGTCAACGTCATAATCATTACACTGCTGAACAAAATGGGCATGGAGACCCACATGCGGAGCATATGAAAAAACACATGAACAACCATGCCAATAATGTGCGACATCAGAATATCAAGATAAACACTCAAG
- the LOC127881754 gene encoding protein cereblon-like isoform X1 — MAEDEMLPFLEINVPPDAADSSDSDSDGSDPNEMGEEEADYVVEGRAEHSNPSKVSSSTSFDSSLPSSHTYLGTDLEEISGRTILDDDSEMEFPLVTLPGTILVPGHVIPLYSHNQHEVAMLKSVVDSPHKTFGVVALRFDQHRHIIASIGTTAEIYSVKNETDEASGISTITVLAQGRQRFELIEYRRTITGVLLGKIRILPDAELGNALYPLQSSAQRRLCCHSDREEDMKVAMDSKGRIISCVRMKPRSKLTRFSNANLTWWPPWVYKMYDTELVMKRIKTALQKWDDKLHPQKLPSDATKLSYWVTQNIPLDDTLKLHLLSINSPIQRLRCALGIMDKCSVFCCQHCNKDITGMSSIFSMSVSGPLSAYVNPGGHVHETVTVHEAHNLSLQGRPSTEHSWFPGYAWTIAQCRHCYSHMGWKFTATRKELQPRKFWGLCRSSLVPGMADLNEGPEQESSWTPVM, encoded by the exons ATGGCAGAAGACGAAATGTTGCCATTTTTAGAGATTAATGTACCACCCGACGCGGCTGATAGTTCCGACAGCGACAGtg ATGGCAGCGACCCTAATGAGATGGGGGAAGAGGAAGCAGACTATGTAGTGGAAGGAAGGGCAGAACATTCAAATCCTTCCAAAGTCTCATCCAGCACTTCTTTTGATTCTTCCTTGCCAAGTTCACACACT TATCTCGGAACAGATCTCGAGGAGATAAGTGGACGCACAATTCTTGATGACGACTCCGAGATGGAATTTCCCCTGGTGACTTTGCCTGGGACTATCCTGGTACCTGGGCATGTTATCCCCCTGTATTCACATAACCAACATGAGGTTGCAATGCTAAAAAGTGTTGTTGATTCTCCGCATAAAACGTTTGGTGTGGTGGCTTTGAG GTTTGATCAACATCGCCACATAATTGCCAGTATTGGTACGACTGCTGAGATCTACAGCGTGAAAAATGAGACGGATGAGGCGTCTGGAATATCCACAATCACTGTCCTGGCTCAGGGCAGACAGAGATTTGAACTGATCGAGTATCGCCGAACTATAACTGG GGTCCTTCTTGGCAAAATCAGAATATTGCCGGATGCAGAACTAGGCAACGCCTTGTACCCCTTGCAGTCTTCGGCCCAGCGTCGACTTTGTTGCCACAGCGATCGTGAAGAAGATATGAAAGTGGCAATGGATAGTAAAGGGAGAATAATCTCCTGTGTGAGAATGAAGCCGAGAAGCAAG tTGACGAGATTCAGTAATGCCAACTTAACTTGGTGGCCACCCTGGGTGTACAAGATGTACGACACG GAACTAGTTATGAAAAGAATCAAGACAGCACTACAGAAATGGGATGACAAGTTACATCCACAGAAACTTCCAAGTGACGCTACAAAATTATCCTATTGGGTGACCCAGAACATCCCATTGGACGACACACTAAAGCTCCACCTACTGAGTATAAACAGTCCTATCCAGAGACTCAGATGCGCTCTGGGAATTATGGACAAG TGCTCGGTTTTCTGCTGCCAGCATTGTAACAAGGACATCACCGGGATGTCCAGCATATTCAGTATGTCCGTGTCTGGCCCATTGAGTGCGTATGTGAACCCCGGGGGTCATGTGCATGAGACGGTCACAGTGCATGAGGCTCACAACCTCTCCTTGCAGGGACGGCCGTCCACTGAACACAGTTGGTTCCCTGG ATATGCCTGGACGATAGCCCAGTGCCGCCACTGCTACAGCCACATGGGCTGGAAGTTCACGGCTACTAGGAAGGAGCTGCAGCCCAGGAAGTTCTGGGGTCTGTGTCGCTCCTCGCTGGTCCCAGGCATGGCTGACCTCAATGAGGGCCCGGAACAAGAGTCTTCATGGACTCCTGTCATGTGA
- the LOC127881754 gene encoding protein cereblon-like isoform X2, with product MAEDEMLPFLEINVPPDAADSSDSDSDGSDPNEMGEEEADYVVEGRAEHSNPSKVSSSTSFDSSLPSSHTYLGTDLEEISGRTILDDDSEMEFPLVTLPGTILVPGHVIPLYSHNQHEVAMLKSVVDSPHKTFGVVALRFDQHRHIIASIGTTAEIYSVKNETDEASGISTITVLAQGRQRFELIEYRRTITGVLLGKIRILPDAELGNALYPLQSSAQRRLCCHSDREEDMKVAMDSKGRIISCVRMKPRSKLTRFSNANLTWWPPWVYKMYDTELVMKRIKTALQKWDDKLHPQKLPSDATKLSYWVTQNIPLDDTLKLHLLSINSPIQRLRCALGIMDKCSVFCCQHCNKDITGMSSIFSMSVSGPLSAYVNPGGHVHETVTVHEAHNLSLQGRPSTEHSWFPGYAWTIAQCRHCYSHMGWKFTATRKELQPRKFWGLCRSSLVPGMADLNEGPGQESSWSTVM from the exons ATGGCAGAAGACGAAATGTTGCCATTTTTAGAGATTAATGTACCACCCGACGCGGCTGATAGTTCCGACAGCGACAGtg ATGGCAGCGACCCTAATGAGATGGGGGAAGAGGAAGCAGACTATGTAGTGGAAGGAAGGGCAGAACATTCAAATCCTTCCAAAGTCTCATCCAGCACTTCTTTTGATTCTTCCTTGCCAAGTTCACACACT TATCTCGGAACAGATCTCGAGGAGATAAGTGGACGCACAATTCTTGATGACGACTCCGAGATGGAATTTCCCCTGGTGACTTTGCCTGGGACTATCCTGGTACCTGGGCATGTTATCCCCCTGTATTCACATAACCAACATGAGGTTGCAATGCTAAAAAGTGTTGTTGATTCTCCGCATAAAACGTTTGGTGTGGTGGCTTTGAG GTTTGATCAACATCGCCACATAATTGCCAGTATTGGTACGACTGCTGAGATCTACAGCGTGAAAAATGAGACGGATGAGGCGTCTGGAATATCCACAATCACTGTCCTGGCTCAGGGCAGACAGAGATTTGAACTGATCGAGTATCGCCGAACTATAACTGG GGTCCTTCTTGGCAAAATCAGAATATTGCCGGATGCAGAACTAGGCAACGCCTTGTACCCCTTGCAGTCTTCGGCCCAGCGTCGACTTTGTTGCCACAGCGATCGTGAAGAAGATATGAAAGTGGCAATGGATAGTAAAGGGAGAATAATCTCCTGTGTGAGAATGAAGCCGAGAAGCAAG tTGACGAGATTCAGTAATGCCAACTTAACTTGGTGGCCACCCTGGGTGTACAAGATGTACGACACG GAACTAGTTATGAAAAGAATCAAGACAGCACTACAGAAATGGGATGACAAGTTACATCCACAGAAACTTCCAAGTGACGCTACAAAATTATCCTATTGGGTGACCCAGAACATCCCATTGGACGACACACTAAAGCTCCACCTACTGAGTATAAACAGTCCTATCCAGAGACTCAGATGCGCTCTGGGAATTATGGACAAG TGCTCGGTTTTCTGCTGCCAGCATTGTAACAAGGACATCACCGGGATGTCCAGCATATTCAGTATGTCCGTGTCTGGCCCATTGAGTGCGTATGTGAACCCCGGGGGTCATGTGCATGAGACGGTCACAGTGCATGAGGCTCACAACCTCTCCTTGCAGGGACGGCCGTCCACTGAACACAGTTGGTTCCCTGG ATATGCCTGGACGATAGCCCAGTGCCGCCACTGCTACAGCCACATGGGCTGGAAGTTCACGGCTACTAGGAAGGAGCTGCAGCCCAGGAAGTTCTGGGGTCTGTGTCGCTCCTCGCTGGTCCCAGGCATGGCTGAC CTCAATGAGGGCCCAGGGCAAGAGTCATCATGGTCAACCGTCATGTGA
- the LOC127881754 gene encoding protein cereblon-like isoform X3 — protein MAEDEMLPFLEINVPPDAADSSDSDSDGSDPNEMGEEEADYVVEGRAEHSNPSKVSSSTSFDSSLPSSHTYLGTDLEEISGRTILDDDSEMEFPLVTLPGTILVPGHVIPLYSHNQHEVAMLKSVVDSPHKTFGVVALRFDQHRHIIASIGTTAEIYSVKNETDEASGISTITVLAQGRQRFELIEYRRTITGVLLGKIRILPDAELGNALYPLQSSAQRRLCCHSDREEDMKVAMDSKGRIISCVRMKPRSKLTRFSNANLTWWPPWVYKMYDTELVMKRIKTALQKWDDKLHPQKLPSDATKLSYWVTQNIPLDDTLKLHLLSINSPIQRLRCALGIMDKCSVFCCQHCNKDITGMSSIFSMSVSGPLSAYVNPGGHVHETVTVHEAHNLSLQGRPSTEHSWFPGYAWTIAQCRHCYSHMGWKFTATRKELQPRKFWGLCRSSLVPGMADLNEGPGQESSWSTVM, from the exons ATGGCAGAAGACGAAATGTTGCCATTTTTAGAGATTAATGTACCACCCGACGCGGCTGATAGTTCCGACAGCGACAGtg ATGGCAGCGACCCTAATGAGATGGGGGAAGAGGAAGCAGACTATGTAGTGGAAGGAAGGGCAGAACATTCAAATCCTTCCAAAGTCTCATCCAGCACTTCTTTTGATTCTTCCTTGCCAAGTTCACACACT TATCTCGGAACAGATCTCGAGGAGATAAGTGGACGCACAATTCTTGATGACGACTCCGAGATGGAATTTCCCCTGGTGACTTTGCCTGGGACTATCCTGGTACCTGGGCATGTTATCCCCCTGTATTCACATAACCAACATGAGGTTGCAATGCTAAAAAGTGTTGTTGATTCTCCGCATAAAACGTTTGGTGTGGTGGCTTTGAG GTTTGATCAACATCGCCACATAATTGCCAGTATTGGTACGACTGCTGAGATCTACAGCGTGAAAAATGAGACGGATGAGGCGTCTGGAATATCCACAATCACTGTCCTGGCTCAGGGCAGACAGAGATTTGAACTGATCGAGTATCGCCGAACTATAACTGG GGTCCTTCTTGGCAAAATCAGAATATTGCCGGATGCAGAACTAGGCAACGCCTTGTACCCCTTGCAGTCTTCGGCCCAGCGTCGACTTTGTTGCCACAGCGATCGTGAAGAAGATATGAAAGTGGCAATGGATAGTAAAGGGAGAATAATCTCCTGTGTGAGAATGAAGCCGAGAAGCAAG tTGACGAGATTCAGTAATGCCAACTTAACTTGGTGGCCACCCTGGGTGTACAAGATGTACGACACG GAACTAGTTATGAAAAGAATCAAGACAGCACTACAGAAATGGGATGACAAGTTACATCCACAGAAACTTCCAAGTGACGCTACAAAATTATCCTATTGGGTGACCCAGAACATCCCATTGGACGACACACTAAAGCTCCACCTACTGAGTATAAACAGTCCTATCCAGAGACTCAGATGCGCTCTGGGAATTATGGACAAG TGCTCGGTTTTCTGCTGCCAGCATTGTAACAAGGACATCACCGGGATGTCCAGCATATTCAGTATGTCCGTGTCTGGCCCATTGAGTGCGTATGTGAACCCCGGGGGTCATGTGCATGAGACGGTCACAGTGCATGAGGCTCACAACCTCTCCTTGCAGGGACGGCCGTCCACTGAACACAGTTGGTTCCCTGG ATATGCCTGGACGATAGCCCAGTGCCGCCACTGCTACAGCCACATGGGCTGGAAGTTCACGGCTACTAGGAAGGAGCTGCAGCCCAGGAAGTTCTGGGGTCTGTGTCGCTCCTCGCTGGTCCCAGGCATGGCTGAC CTCAATGAGGGCCCAGGGCAAGAGTCATCATGGTCAACGGTCATGTGA
- the LOC127832459 gene encoding uncharacterized protein LOC127832459, with protein sequence MHTHFYRCTIFVTEMSYGERFNKTNVYKVPYAYMPSQQFRRPVQNWTAPSSYRPNPYKWVNPSLRSDADQYKADLQPARFQPRPGPSDSATFISRPADRASSMKGYRSLDFQLADRLGEGTGVESRERSHTSRSRDGSLPAKRFRGEFIVLDKYSSESDTSLATSSDSGSSLASSSEIGSDSSVSQSSSSNSTVQYSTGSESSLDDIGDCSVATPAVEAGGHEPKGTPELLGTL encoded by the exons atgcacacacatttttaccggTGCACAattttcgtcacagaaatgagtTACGGAGAGAGGTTTAACAAAACGAATGTTTACAAAGTTCC TTACGCCTACATGCCAAGCCAGCAATTCAGGAGACCTGTCCAAAACTGGACTGCTCCCTCTAGCTACAGACCTAACCCCTATAAGTGGGTGAACCCAAGTCTGAGGTCTGATGCTGACCAGTACAAGGCTGATCTTCAGCCGGCAAGGTTTCAGCCCAGACCAGGGCCTAGTGATTCTGCCACATTCATAAGTAGGCCTGCAGATAGAGCCAGTTCAATGAAGGGGTACAGGTCTTTGGACTTTCAGCTGGCAGACAGATTGGGTGAGGGAACTGGTGTGGAGTCTAGAGAAAGATCTCACACCTCTAGGTCGAGAGACGGATCTCTTCCTGCTAAGAGATTCAGAGGAGAGTTCATTGTGCTGGACAAGTACAGCAGTGAAAGTGATACCTCCTTGGCCACCAGCTCTGACAGTGGGTCTTCCCTAGCAAGCAGCTCTGAGATTGGGAGTGACTCCTCCGTGAGTCAGAGTTCCTCTAGCAATAGCACCGTCCAGTACAGCACTGGCAGTGAATCATCCCTAGATGATATTGGTGACTGCAGTGTGGCTACACCAGCTGTGGAGGCAGGGGGGCATGAACCCAAAGGGACACCAGAGCTGTTGGGAACTTTGTAA